One genomic window of Methylothermaceae bacteria B42 includes the following:
- a CDS encoding GTP-binding protein — protein MYGEHHDLLHEFPEHKDRIHALKISDHHFARLFDEYHEVDKEIRRIEQQIETPPDHYVETLKRKRLRLKDELYEMIQACA, from the coding sequence ATGTATGGCGAACATCATGATTTATTGCACGAGTTTCCGGAACATAAAGACCGTATTCACGCGTTGAAGATCTCGGATCATCACTTCGCCCGCCTGTTTGACGAGTATCATGAAGTTGATAAAGAGATCCGCCGTATTGAACAACAGATTGAAACCCCACCGGATCATTATGTAGAAACCTTGAAGAGGAAACGCCTCCGTCTCAAGGACGAGCTTTACGAGATGATCCAGGCTTGTGCCTGA
- a CDS encoding superoxide dismutase (SodB; iron binding; present under aerobic and anaerobic conditions; destroys free radicals), whose amino-acid sequence MKHELPPLPYAMDALEPHISRETLEYHYGKHHQTYVTNINNLIAGTEFENMSLEEIICKASGPIFNNAAQVWNHTFYWNSLSPNGGGSATGAVGDAINRDFGSFDSFKEAFTKAAVTLFGSGWAWLVKTPEGKLEIVQTSNAGNPLTEGKTPILTCDVWEHAYYIDYRNARPKYLEAFWNLVNWDFANQNLGA is encoded by the coding sequence ATGAAACACGAATTACCCCCTTTACCCTATGCGATGGATGCTCTGGAGCCTCATATTTCCAGAGAAACCCTGGAATACCACTACGGCAAGCACCATCAAACCTATGTGACCAATATCAACAATCTGATTGCGGGCACTGAATTTGAGAATATGTCCTTGGAAGAAATCATCTGTAAAGCTTCCGGGCCTATCTTTAACAACGCCGCTCAAGTTTGGAACCACACCTTCTACTGGAATAGCCTGTCACCCAATGGCGGTGGATCGGCCACAGGGGCTGTTGGGGATGCCATCAACCGGGATTTTGGCTCGTTTGACAGCTTCAAAGAGGCCTTTACCAAAGCCGCAGTGACTTTATTCGGTTCCGGCTGGGCCTGGCTGGTAAAGACCCCTGAAGGTAAATTGGAAATCGTCCAGACCAGCAATGCGGGCAACCCCCTCACTGAAGGCAAGACCCCGATTTTGACCTGCGATGTGTGGGAACATGCCTATTACATCGATTACCGCAATGCCCGGCCTAAATATCTGGAAGCCTTTTGGAATTTGGTGAATTGGGATTTCGCCAACCAGAATCTAGGCGCCTGA
- a CDS encoding transporter, whose product MAREQWKSEFGFLLAAVGSAIGLGNIWRFSYLAYEHGGGAFLVPYLIALLTAGIPLLILEYAIGHERIGSAPLAYRKISPHWEWLGWWAVCLVMFGIVLYYSVVIAWCLDYFVYAFDLTWGQDPDHYFFKKFLQVSDSPGDIGAIRTPILFSLCFIWLVNWWVVFSGVQKGIELANKILMPMLLVLTVILVFWALTLDGAMAGLKAYVTPDFSKLNEPKVWIDAYSQIFFTLSLGFGIMIVYASYLPEKANITGTALMTAFINSGYSLFAGIAVFSVLGFMAQAEQKEIGDVVSQSIGLAFVVYPKAMSLMPGGNFFGAVFFLCLVVAGFSSAISIIEAFVSAAVDKFDFPRKTLVTVVCLVGFFGSILFTSQAGLLWLDIVDHFITHYGLVLVGIFECLVVGWLFDIGRLRHHLNRISSVRLGKIWEYLIKGFVPLVLMIILVGDLYKDLRQPYGDYSWTAIILIGRDWLLLTLIMAFFLANRPWRTHNHKLPGRSDFQ is encoded by the coding sequence ATGGCTAGAGAGCAATGGAAAAGTGAATTCGGTTTCTTGCTCGCCGCGGTGGGGTCGGCCATCGGGCTTGGGAATATTTGGCGATTTAGTTATTTGGCTTACGAACACGGCGGCGGGGCTTTTCTTGTCCCCTATTTGATAGCGCTTTTAACCGCCGGCATCCCCCTTTTGATTCTGGAATATGCCATTGGCCACGAACGTATTGGCTCCGCGCCGCTGGCCTACCGGAAAATCAGCCCCCACTGGGAATGGCTGGGCTGGTGGGCGGTTTGCCTTGTGATGTTCGGCATTGTGCTGTATTACAGCGTGGTCATTGCCTGGTGTCTGGATTACTTTGTCTATGCCTTCGACTTAACCTGGGGCCAGGACCCGGATCACTATTTTTTTAAAAAATTCTTGCAGGTTTCCGATTCCCCGGGGGACATTGGCGCCATCCGCACCCCGATTCTTTTCAGCCTTTGCTTTATCTGGCTGGTCAACTGGTGGGTGGTCTTTTCCGGGGTGCAAAAGGGGATTGAACTGGCCAACAAAATCCTGATGCCCATGTTGCTGGTCTTGACGGTCATCTTGGTGTTTTGGGCGCTTACTTTGGACGGCGCCATGGCTGGCCTGAAAGCCTATGTCACCCCGGATTTTTCCAAGTTGAATGAACCCAAAGTATGGATTGACGCCTACAGCCAGATCTTTTTCACCCTGAGCTTGGGGTTTGGCATCATGATTGTCTATGCCAGCTATTTGCCCGAGAAAGCCAATATCACCGGCACCGCCTTGATGACCGCTTTTATCAACAGTGGCTATTCCCTGTTTGCCGGGATTGCGGTTTTTTCCGTGTTGGGATTCATGGCCCAGGCGGAACAAAAGGAAATCGGCGATGTGGTCAGCCAAAGCATCGGCCTGGCCTTTGTGGTCTACCCCAAAGCCATGAGCCTGATGCCTGGCGGCAATTTTTTTGGCGCGGTATTCTTTTTGTGCCTGGTGGTAGCCGGATTTTCTTCCGCCATTTCCATTATCGAAGCGTTTGTCTCCGCCGCAGTGGACAAATTCGACTTCCCCCGCAAAACCCTGGTGACCGTGGTGTGCCTTGTAGGATTTTTCGGCTCGATTTTGTTTACCAGCCAGGCCGGACTTTTATGGCTGGATATTGTCGATCACTTCATTACCCATTACGGATTGGTACTGGTGGGGATTTTTGAATGTCTGGTGGTGGGTTGGCTGTTTGATATCGGCCGGCTGCGGCATCATCTTAACCGGATCTCCAGCGTGCGCCTGGGAAAAATTTGGGAATACCTTATCAAAGGATTTGTGCCCTTGGTTCTGATGATTATTTTGGTGGGCGATCTTTATAAGGACCTGCGGCAACCTTACGGTGACTATAGTTGGACCGCCATCATTCTGATCGGCCGGGACTGGCTGCTACTGACATTAATCATGGCCTTCTTTCTTGCCAATCGTCCCTGGCGCACCCACAACCATAAGCTGCCTGGCAGGAGTGACTTTCAATGA